One Falco naumanni isolate bFalNau1 chromosome 12, bFalNau1.pat, whole genome shotgun sequence genomic region harbors:
- the ISM1 gene encoding isthmin-1: MVRLAAELLLLLGLLLLTLHITVLRGGGEPHAPTGAGNHSQRQSTFTADDRSEDGFTLNPEDRREYPDLQAAHRPFPKQRFRQENGHTSLQRDGPRSFLLDLPNFPDLSKADINGQNPNIQVTIEVVDGPDTETDKDLQKESSKPSWPVPSPDWRNWWQRFSTLTRMSSGDQDYKYDSTTEDSNFLNPLGGWDSHAPSHRRFESKEQPEYDYIDGEGDWSPWSLCSVTCGSGNQKRTRSCGYACTATESRTCDRPNCPGIEDTFRTAATEVSLLAGSEDFNATKLFEVDTDSCERWMSCKSEFLKKYMHKVVNDLPSCPCSYPREVAYSTAEIYDRIKRKNFRWKDASGPKEKLEIYKPTARYCIRSMLSLESTTLAAQHCCYDDNMQLITRGKGAGTPNLISIEFSAELHYKVDILPWIICKGDWSRYNEARPPNNGQKCTENPSDEDYYKQFQEAREY; the protein is encoded by the exons agcacATTCACTGCAGATGACCGTTCTGAAGACGGCTTCACCCTGAACCCTGAGGACAGAAGAGAATACCCCGATCTCCAGGCTGCCCACCGGccgttccctaagcagcggTTCAGGCAGGAAAACGGGCATACGTCCTTGCAAAGAGATGGACCCAGATCTTTCCTCCTGGATCTTCCAAACTTCCCTGACCTGTCAAAAGCAGATATCAATGGGCAGAATCCCAACATTCAG GTTACCATTGAAGTGGTGGATGGCCCCGACACCGAGACAGACAAGGATCTGCAGAAGGAGAGCAGCAAGCCTAGCTGGCCAGTCCCATCACCAGACTGGAGAAACTGGTGGCAGAGGTTCTCCACCTTGACTCGCATGAGCAGCGGTGACCAGGACTACAAGTATGACAGCACCACTGAGGACAGCAACTTCCTCAACCCTCTCGGTGGGTGGGATAGCCATGCACCCAGTCACCGGAGATTTGAATCCAAGGAGCAGCCAGAGTATG ATTATATTGACGGTGAGGGAGATTGGAGCCCATGGTCCCTTTGTAGCGTCACCTGCGGGAGTGGCAATCAGAAGCGGACGAGGTCCTGTGGGTACGCCTGCACTGCCACCGAGTCACGGACCTGCGACAGGCCCAACTGCCCAG GGATCGAAGATACCTTCCGGACAGCTGCCACAGAAGTGAGCTTACTTGCAGGAAGTGAAGACTTCAACGCTACCAAACTGTTTGAAGTTG ATACCGATAGCTGTGAAAGATGGATGAGCTGCAAAAGTGAGTTCTTGAAGAAATACATGCACAAAGTGGTCAATGATCTTCCCAGCTGCCCGTGCTCCTACCCCAGAGAAGTCGCatacagcactgctgaaatctATGATCGaattaagaggaaaaacttCCGCTGGAAAGATGCAAGTGGTCCAAAGGAGAAACTGGAGATCTATAAGCCCACCGCACGATACTGCATCCGCTCCATGCTCTCTTTGGAAAGCACCACGcttgcagcacagcactgctgctacGATGATAATATGCAGCTGATTACCAGAGGGAAAGGGGCAGGTACACCAAACCTGATCAGCATTGAATTCTCAGCAGAACTCCATTACAAAGTGGACATTCTGCCTTGGATTATATGCAAAGGTGACTGGAGCCGATACAATGAAGCACGGCCTCCAAACAATGGGCAGAAATGTACAGAAAACCCTTCAGACGAAGACTACTACAAGCAATTTCAAGAAGCAAGGGAATACTGA